In Alicyclobacillus macrosporangiidus CPP55, a single window of DNA contains:
- a CDS encoding MFS transporter produces MNGQQTLVVKRTAYVTIVILFLSWLIDYIDRLIITLALPSIGKEFHLNAVAQGAILSIFFFSYALCQMPGGWLADRIGSKKTMTIAMVAWSVFTGLTGAAVNYVMLMAVRLFFGISEGIFPGASMKAIAERTTREMRLTANGLMIASNSFGAAIAPLIAAPFIIAVGWRHTFYWVAGLGIIMAIVLWYFLPKPLPSTAFASVDSPAATVSAEDRPAGGIELKLSDLLRKGVMWKFFLMFCGMDIIAWGLVSWVPSYLLTVKHISLAKAGALTSIPFFAGTISTILGGWLFDRYLHDHHRRIIVPSMILSAVFLFFMLNASSAGRFIFFETIAAFFVYLAFQPIFGLPMRLLSSRILGTGSAMINFGGQTGGVLSPLVMGWLVQTFSYQAAFAFLVFGAVLCGACALWIPESAEQFERALTGKRMAVQGTQSM; encoded by the coding sequence GTGAACGGACAGCAGACGCTCGTTGTGAAGAGAACTGCCTACGTGACCATCGTTATCCTGTTTCTCTCGTGGCTCATCGACTACATTGACCGTCTCATCATCACGTTGGCTCTTCCATCGATTGGAAAAGAATTCCATTTGAACGCCGTGGCGCAAGGGGCCATTTTGAGCATCTTCTTCTTTTCTTACGCGCTGTGCCAGATGCCCGGCGGGTGGCTGGCAGACCGAATTGGATCGAAGAAGACCATGACCATCGCCATGGTCGCGTGGTCGGTATTCACTGGGCTGACCGGCGCGGCCGTCAACTATGTGATGCTCATGGCGGTTCGGCTCTTTTTCGGAATCTCGGAAGGCATCTTTCCGGGCGCTTCTATGAAAGCCATCGCGGAGAGAACCACCAGGGAGATGCGTTTGACCGCAAATGGCTTGATGATTGCTTCCAACTCCTTCGGGGCCGCCATTGCACCGCTCATTGCTGCGCCGTTCATCATCGCGGTGGGTTGGCGACACACCTTCTATTGGGTGGCCGGTCTTGGCATCATCATGGCCATCGTGTTGTGGTACTTTCTTCCGAAGCCGCTGCCGAGCACGGCTTTTGCGTCGGTTGATTCGCCGGCTGCGACCGTGTCGGCAGAGGACCGGCCGGCTGGGGGGATCGAGCTCAAACTTTCGGATCTCCTACGCAAGGGCGTGATGTGGAAATTTTTCCTGATGTTTTGTGGGATGGACATCATCGCTTGGGGCCTCGTATCGTGGGTACCCTCCTATCTGCTCACCGTCAAACACATCAGCCTGGCGAAAGCCGGAGCGCTGACGTCCATTCCGTTTTTCGCAGGTACCATCTCCACCATTTTGGGGGGCTGGTTGTTTGACCGGTATCTGCACGACCATCACCGGCGCATCATCGTCCCGAGCATGATCTTATCGGCAGTGTTTCTGTTCTTCATGTTGAATGCGAGCTCCGCGGGCCGGTTCATTTTCTTCGAAACCATTGCAGCTTTCTTCGTGTATCTCGCGTTTCAACCGATTTTCGGATTGCCCATGCGCCTGTTGTCCTCGCGGATCTTGGGCACGGGCTCTGCCATGATTAACTTTGGCGGCCAGACCGGGGGCGTGTTGTCTCCTTTGGTGATGGGCTGGCTGGTCCAAACGTTTTCCTACCAGGCGGCGTTCGCGTTCTTGGTGTTCGGCGCGGTGCTCTGCGGCGCGTGTGCCCTGTGGATACCGGAGTCCGCTGAGCAGTTCGAAAGGGCACTGACAGGGAAACGGATGGCTGTTCAAGGGACCCAATCGATGTAA
- a CDS encoding S9 family peptidase, translated as MKPEDLYLLQSLTDPQISSDGRFAAVISIQVDAAADGYRSVLWLIDLATSGRVVVDETAGLMRSPRFSGDSRYLAWIAPGRVAYTEVERGIGKARDRGEWNGPGEETGETEDTTRARTVMVANKFAKNLEWAPGESALWLAVVHSDQPNVSIHTDWPHKADGRGILQASKSDLLKVSLDGSAFVQYTHPGEIMEVCVAPDTHEVAFTDYGPFSQDLYVFHPQQGQCRRLTNGEGPIAAIRWVTPSGGHVGQGATHPKRWIVWSGHRGPRWNDSTTSLWGTDPDSGVSWPVTETFDYPAAPYGLGDVCPVAADPQIVPSRDGALWFLASEHGVSGVYVLDDPGCPTTLPRKVASETVRCVSRFALGPAGELLFVGRDPARPDALYLRRDQRETVVFAPNAEVAPRLELREPIRLDFTAADGLSLEGWLLTPGPLEAGPYPLILVIHGGPHNAYGYGLQAEFQTLCTAGYAVLYMNPRGSQTYGQPFASAVVEDWGGKDFEDLMGAVDELIARGIADPERLGVTGYSYGGYMTNWIVAHTHRFRAAAAGGCVSDLVSFHGASDIGARFGYEEHGVRPWANVRALWERSPLAHVAQIQTPLLLYHAKGDERCPIGQSEEMFSALCSLGREVVFVAYPEDSHAFLSQGRPSHRVHKLRLVAEWFASHIPSAHVRG; from the coding sequence TTGAAGCCCGAGGACTTGTATCTCTTGCAATCGTTGACGGACCCTCAGATATCCAGCGACGGCCGGTTCGCCGCCGTGATTTCCATCCAGGTGGATGCGGCGGCCGATGGATACCGGTCCGTTTTGTGGTTGATTGACCTCGCGACTTCAGGACGGGTGGTCGTTGACGAAACGGCCGGGTTGATGCGTTCTCCACGGTTTTCAGGAGACAGCCGTTATCTGGCGTGGATCGCTCCGGGGCGCGTGGCGTACACAGAAGTCGAAAGGGGGATCGGAAAGGCCCGGGATCGCGGCGAATGGAACGGGCCGGGAGAGGAGACGGGGGAGACAGAGGACACGACCCGGGCGCGCACGGTGATGGTGGCGAACAAGTTCGCGAAGAATCTGGAATGGGCTCCGGGAGAATCTGCCCTGTGGTTGGCGGTGGTGCACAGCGACCAACCGAACGTGTCCATCCACACGGATTGGCCGCACAAGGCAGACGGCCGGGGAATCCTGCAGGCATCGAAATCAGATTTATTAAAAGTTTCCTTGGATGGTTCTGCCTTCGTTCAGTATACCCACCCTGGAGAAATCATGGAGGTCTGTGTGGCTCCGGACACCCATGAGGTCGCGTTCACAGACTATGGTCCCTTCTCGCAGGACCTGTACGTATTTCATCCGCAACAGGGGCAGTGCAGACGCCTGACGAATGGTGAGGGCCCCATTGCAGCCATCCGCTGGGTCACCCCATCTGGCGGGCATGTAGGCCAAGGTGCGACGCACCCGAAGCGGTGGATTGTTTGGTCAGGACACCGCGGGCCGCGCTGGAATGACTCCACAACCTCCTTGTGGGGCACGGACCCGGACAGCGGCGTGTCGTGGCCTGTGACGGAAACGTTTGATTATCCGGCGGCACCATACGGTTTGGGAGACGTCTGTCCGGTTGCAGCCGACCCGCAAATCGTTCCGTCACGCGATGGGGCACTGTGGTTCCTGGCCAGTGAACACGGGGTTTCCGGCGTGTACGTGCTAGACGATCCCGGATGCCCAACGACCCTGCCGCGGAAGGTGGCGTCCGAAACGGTCCGCTGCGTCAGCCGCTTCGCCCTCGGACCGGCCGGAGAACTGCTCTTTGTCGGGCGCGATCCCGCCCGTCCAGATGCCTTGTACCTGCGCCGGGATCAGAGGGAGACGGTGGTGTTCGCGCCCAATGCGGAAGTCGCACCGCGTCTCGAGCTGCGTGAACCTATCCGATTGGACTTCACGGCCGCGGACGGATTGTCCCTCGAAGGATGGCTCCTCACGCCTGGCCCGCTTGAGGCCGGACCCTATCCGCTGATTTTGGTGATTCACGGCGGTCCGCACAATGCGTACGGCTACGGGCTTCAGGCCGAGTTTCAAACCCTGTGTACAGCAGGGTACGCGGTGTTGTACATGAATCCGCGTGGCAGCCAGACATACGGCCAACCGTTTGCGAGCGCAGTGGTGGAAGATTGGGGCGGGAAGGACTTTGAGGATTTGATGGGGGCTGTTGACGAACTCATTGCGCGGGGCATTGCGGACCCCGAAAGGTTGGGCGTTACCGGGTACAGTTACGGCGGATACATGACCAACTGGATCGTGGCGCACACCCATCGCTTTCGAGCAGCAGCGGCTGGAGGATGCGTATCCGACCTCGTCAGTTTTCACGGTGCCAGTGACATCGGGGCTCGGTTTGGGTACGAAGAGCACGGAGTTCGGCCCTGGGCGAACGTCCGCGCCCTGTGGGAAAGGTCCCCTCTCGCGCATGTGGCACAAATTCAAACCCCCCTGCTCTTGTACCATGCCAAGGGAGACGAACGCTGTCCCATCGGCCAATCGGAAGAGATGTTCTCAGCGCTTTGCTCCCTGGGGCGAGAGGTGGTATTCGTCGCTTACCCCGAGGACAGCCACGCCTTTCTGTCTCAGGGCAGGCCCAGTCATCGGGTGCACAAGCTCCGGCTCGTCGCGGAGTGGTTCGCCTCGCACATCCCTTCCGCGCACGTGCGCGGCTGA